A single genomic interval of Daucus carota subsp. sativus chromosome 1, DH1 v3.0, whole genome shotgun sequence harbors:
- the LOC108206684 gene encoding ethylene-responsive transcription factor 4 has translation MAPKEKTAPPCKKQTNVDEVHYRGVRKRPWGRYAAEIRDPGKKTRVWLGTFDTAEAAARAYDAAARGFRNNKAKTNFPTPDEIMNVSDFKKIDTSKKVGNEYDVKQSQSPTSTLESSSQERFLSLDLNVAADGFGSGYGSGFGSPILYPFQIQPVQIFGFVPAAGYRSSDGSGFRVSSGSQSDSDSSSVVDVNMNRRGIMIDLNELPLPEYF, from the coding sequence atggCTCCCAAGGAAAAGACGGCGCCACCATGCAAGAAACAGACCAACGTCGACGAAGTACATTACAGAGGTGTCCGAAAGCGCCCCTGGGGAAGATACGCCGCGGAGATTAGAGACCCGGGGAAGAAAACTAGGGTTTGGCTGGGGACGTTTGATACGGCGGAAGCGGCGGCGCGGGCTTACGACGCTGCCGCTCGCGGGTTTCGCAACAACAAGGCGAAGACGAATTTTCCGACCCCCGATGAAATAATGAACGTGAGCGATTTCAAGAAGATCGATACGAGTAAGAAGGTTGGGAATGAGTATGATGTGAAGCAGAGCCAGAGTCCGACGAGTACGCTGGAGTCGTCGAGTCAGGAGCGGTTTTTGTCGTTGGATCTTAACGTTGCCGCGgacgggttcgggtcgggttatGGGTCCGGTTTCGGGTCACCGATTTTGTACCCGTTTCAAATCCAGCCGGTTCAGATTTTTGGGTTTGTACCGGCGGCGGGTTACCGGAGCTCCGACGGGTCGGGTTTTAGGGTTAGCAGTGGGTCCCAGAGTGATTCGGACTCGTCTTCGGTGGTTGATGTGAATATGAATCGGAGAGGGATTATGATTGATCTGAACGAGCTTCCGCTGCCtgaatatttttga
- the LOC108197749 gene encoding uncharacterized protein LOC108197749 yields MNTQMALQDNLMRNGWPLGLENMNTRLLQAADSSPQAAVVASEPSSLHVPSSSFSSFSSSNLDTESTISFFADHSVTLGRLIGINPRSRQSLRFTNTMQAETEQEPGSIVSANGEKMMCRGICVPLLRNIMVMKCKSY; encoded by the exons ATGAATACTCAg ATGGCTCTGCAGGATAATTTGATGCGAAATGGATGGCCTCTTGGGCTCGAAAACATGAACACCAGATTGCTCCAAGCTGCAGACAGCTCACCGCAGGCTGCAGTGGTCGCATCAGAGCCAAGTTCTTTACATGTGCCATCTTCCAGCTTCTCATCATTCTCATCCTCCAATCTTGACACAGAG TCCACAATATCATTTTTCGCAGACCACAGTGTGACACTAGGGCGGTTGATTGGAATCAATCCGAGGTCCAGGCAAAGCTTGCGCTTCACAAACACAATGCAAGCTGAGACGGAGCAAGAACCTGGTAGCATTGTCTCTGCTAATGGTGAAAAGATGATGTGTCGGGGGATTTGTGTTCCTTTGCTGCGAAATATAATGGTGATGAAATGCAAGAGCTACTAG
- the LOC108215171 gene encoding protein NUCLEAR FUSION DEFECTIVE 6, mitochondrial-like isoform X1, with the protein MAAIAARSLLRSARLGSTRFAKPTKSPSSPFHLPKQKPPSSFISRMPVEMSCAMDSMLPFHTATASALLTSKLSVTPRINWAIDGFMDS; encoded by the exons ATGGCCGCCATTGCTGCTAGATCACTCCTACGTTCCGCGCGTTTGGGAAGCACAAGATTCGCCAAACCCACCAAGTCCCCTTCTTCCCCTTTTCATCTCCCCAAACAAAAACCCCCCTCTTCATTCATTTCAAG GATGCCAGTTGAGATGAGTTGTGCTATGGATTCGATGTTACCGTTTCATACAGCTACAGCTTCTGCGTTGCTCACTTCGAAGCTTTCTGTCACTCCCAGGATCAATTGGGCCATTGATG GTTTTATGGATTCGTAG
- the LOC108204634 gene encoding protein DEHYDRATION-INDUCED 19 isoform X2: protein MDSEYWTSRLAAAKRHFIHHHHQNNTSRLSSHMDRLNMDDFVDVEEDGRPDFPCPYCYEEYDLATLCLHLKDEHPSESRVTVCPVCSVKVARDMLTHIRMQHGHLQYLHRRRRLRRVAVPDSQTLSLLGRDLREAHLQVLLGGGAYRSSTATPSPAATDPLLSSLIMNYPTSEAEEITKVVTSCAEDSSTNTASQHLWKSSFDPSLSIEERQKRITQDARKAMFMQDLVVSTLLVE from the exons ATGGATTCTGAATATTGGACCTCTCGGCTAGCGGCGGCCAAGCGTCATTTCATTCATCACCACCATCAAAACAACACCTCCCGTCTCTCTTCTCATATGG ATCGTTTAAACATGGATGATTTTGTTgatgttgaagaagatggtcgTCCTGATTTCCCTTGCCCTTATTGTTATGAGGAATATGATTTGGCTACTCTTTGTTTGCATCTTAAAGATGAGCACCCTTCTGAGTCTAGAGTCACT GTTTGTCCCGTATGTTCTGTCAAGGTTGCAAGGGACATGTTAACTCATATAAGGATGCAACACGGGCACTTG CAATACTTGCATAGACGTCGTAGATTACGTAGAGTTGCAGTTCCTGACAGTCAGACACTGTCTCTTTTGGGAAGAGATCTCCGCGAGGCCCATTTGCAGGTGCTTCTCGGAGGTGGTGCCTATCGATCAAGTACTGCAACCCCATCTCCTGCAGCCACTGATCCGCTACTTTCATCGTTGATTATGAACTACCCTACTTCTGAAGCTGAAGAGATCACAAAAGTAGTAACATCATGTGCTGAGGATTCATCTACGAATACGGCATCACAACATCTATGGAAATCAAG TTTTGATCCATCATTGAGTATTGAAGAGCGACAAAAACGAATTACACAGGATGCTAGAAAAGCAATGTTTATGCAAGATCTGGTTGTCTCAACTCTGTTAGTTGAGTAA
- the LOC108207879 gene encoding protein NUCLEAR FUSION DEFECTIVE 6, mitochondrial isoform X2, with the protein MAAIAARSVLRSARLGSTRFAKPTKSPSSPFLLPKQKPPSSSISRIPVEMSCAMDSMLPFHTATASALLTSMLSVTPRIYNWTIEDA; encoded by the exons ATGGCCGCCATTGCTGCAAGATCAGTCCTACGCTCCGCGCGTCTGGGAAGCACAAGATTCGCCAAACCCACCAAGTCCCCTTCTTCTCCTTTTCTCCTCCCCAAACAAAAACCCCCCTCTTCATCCATTTCAAG GATACCAGTTGAGATGAGCTGTGCTATGGATTCAATGTTACCATTTCACACAGCTACGGCTTCTGCATTGCTTACTTCAATGCTTTCTGTCACTCCTAGGATCTATAATTGGACCATTGAAG ATGCATGA
- the LOC108204635 gene encoding uncharacterized protein At4g28440 translates to MASNTKQEGSASSVPAKRKPVFVKVNDLKPGTKGHNLIVKVVSSTTVLDKKSIRSSGNTRIAECLIADDTASILFTARNQQVDLMKPGTTVIIRNSKIDMFKGSMRLAVDKWGLVEVTEPAKFDVKEDNNLSLVEYELVNVEV, encoded by the exons ATGGCGAGCAACACAAAACAAGAAGGAAGCGCAAGTAGCGTTCCCGCAAAGAGAAAGCCAGTGTTCGTGAAAGTGAATGATTTGAAACCAGGCACCAAAGGCCACAATCTCATCGTCAAAGTCGTCTCCTCCACCACCGTTCTTGACAAAAAGTCAATTCGGAGCTCCGGTAACACTCGTATTGCTGAGTGTCTTATTGCTGATGATACTGCCTCTATTCTCTTCACTGCTCGTAACCAACAAG ttgacttaaTGAAGCCTGGAACGACAGTTATCATACGTAATTCTAAGATTGACATGTTTAAGGGTTCTATGAGGCTAGCTGTTGACAAGTGGGGCCTCGTGGAAGTAACCGAACCTGCAAAATTTGATGTCAAAGAAGATAACAATCTCTCTCTAGTTGAGTATGAGTTGGTTAATGTCGAAGTGTGA
- the LOC108207879 gene encoding protein NUCLEAR FUSION DEFECTIVE 6, mitochondrial isoform X1, with translation MAAIAARSVLRSARLGSTRFAKPTKSPSSPFLLPKQKPPSSSISRIPVEMSCAMDSMLPFHTATASALLTSMLSVTPRIYNWTIEGL, from the exons ATGGCCGCCATTGCTGCAAGATCAGTCCTACGCTCCGCGCGTCTGGGAAGCACAAGATTCGCCAAACCCACCAAGTCCCCTTCTTCTCCTTTTCTCCTCCCCAAACAAAAACCCCCCTCTTCATCCATTTCAAG GATACCAGTTGAGATGAGCTGTGCTATGGATTCAATGTTACCATTTCACACAGCTACGGCTTCTGCATTGCTTACTTCAATGCTTTCTGTCACTCCTAGGATCTATAATTGGACCATTGAAG GGTTGTGA
- the LOC108215171 gene encoding protein NUCLEAR FUSION DEFECTIVE 6, mitochondrial-like isoform X2 — MAAIAARSLLRSARLGSTRFAKPTKSPSSPFHLPKQKPPSSFISRMPVEMSCAMDSMLPFHTATASALLTSKLSVTPRINWAIDDD, encoded by the exons ATGGCCGCCATTGCTGCTAGATCACTCCTACGTTCCGCGCGTTTGGGAAGCACAAGATTCGCCAAACCCACCAAGTCCCCTTCTTCCCCTTTTCATCTCCCCAAACAAAAACCCCCCTCTTCATTCATTTCAAG GATGCCAGTTGAGATGAGTTGTGCTATGGATTCGATGTTACCGTTTCATACAGCTACAGCTTCTGCGTTGCTCACTTCGAAGCTTTCTGTCACTCCCAGGATCAATTGGGCCATTGATG atGATTGA
- the LOC108204634 gene encoding protein DEHYDRATION-INDUCED 19 isoform X1 — translation MDSEYWTSRLAAAKRHFIHHHHQNNTSRLSSHMDRLNMDDFVDVEEDGRPDFPCPYCYEEYDLATLCLHLKDEHPSESRVTVCPVCSVKVARDMLTHIRMQHGHLLKLHRRRRLRRVAVPDSQTLSLLGRDLREAHLQVLLGGGAYRSSTATPSPAATDPLLSSLIMNYPTSEAEEITKVVTSCAEDSSTNTASQHLWKSSFDPSLSIEERQKRITQDARKAMFMQDLVVSTLLVE, via the exons ATGGATTCTGAATATTGGACCTCTCGGCTAGCGGCGGCCAAGCGTCATTTCATTCATCACCACCATCAAAACAACACCTCCCGTCTCTCTTCTCATATGG ATCGTTTAAACATGGATGATTTTGTTgatgttgaagaagatggtcgTCCTGATTTCCCTTGCCCTTATTGTTATGAGGAATATGATTTGGCTACTCTTTGTTTGCATCTTAAAGATGAGCACCCTTCTGAGTCTAGAGTCACT GTTTGTCCCGTATGTTCTGTCAAGGTTGCAAGGGACATGTTAACTCATATAAGGATGCAACACGGGCACTTGCTTAAG TTGCATAGACGTCGTAGATTACGTAGAGTTGCAGTTCCTGACAGTCAGACACTGTCTCTTTTGGGAAGAGATCTCCGCGAGGCCCATTTGCAGGTGCTTCTCGGAGGTGGTGCCTATCGATCAAGTACTGCAACCCCATCTCCTGCAGCCACTGATCCGCTACTTTCATCGTTGATTATGAACTACCCTACTTCTGAAGCTGAAGAGATCACAAAAGTAGTAACATCATGTGCTGAGGATTCATCTACGAATACGGCATCACAACATCTATGGAAATCAAG TTTTGATCCATCATTGAGTATTGAAGAGCGACAAAAACGAATTACACAGGATGCTAGAAAAGCAATGTTTATGCAAGATCTGGTTGTCTCAACTCTGTTAGTTGAGTAA